From a region of the Labrus mixtus chromosome 5, fLabMix1.1, whole genome shotgun sequence genome:
- the prxl2c gene encoding peroxiredoxin-like 2C yields the protein MAETVSPITRQVTKEDQETPSIDIRIEDVEDCLLYDRHGVSIPFKKLYQDRKSVIIFVRNFLCYSCKEYVDDLSKIPREALEDADIRLVVIGQSAHTHIESFCSLTGYPHDMYVDPARCIYQKLGMKREETFTDSAHPSPHVKSGLLMGQMKSIWRAMTSPLFDLQGDLHQQGGAIIAGPGSRVHFAHFDTNRLDHMPINWLLQLAGVQQTLDFSDKPSIIHV from the exons ATGGCTGAAACTGTTTCACCAATAACTCGACAAGTAACTAAAGAAGACCAGGAAACTCCATCCATCGATATTCGTATTGAAGACGTGGAAGACTGTTTATTGTACGACCGACATGGAGTCTCTATTCCGTTCAAGAAATTATATCAAGACAGGAAATCGGTGATCATTTTCGTCCGG AATTTTTTGTGCTACAGCTGCAAAGAATATGTGGATGATTTGAGTAAAATCCCCAGAGAAGCCCTGGAG GATGCAGATATAAGACTGGTCGTAATAGGTCAGTCTGCTCACACTCATATAGAG TCATTCTGCTCACTAACTGGGTATCCTCATGACATGTATGTGGACCCAGCGAGGTGCATTTATCAAAAGCTGGgcatgaagagagaggagacattTACAGACTCAG CCCACCCTAGTCCTCATGTGAAGTCTGGTCTGTTGATGGGACAAATGAAGAGTATATGGCGGGCCATGACCAGCCCTCTATTTGACCTCCAGGGTGACCTACATCAGCAGGGAGGAGCCATTATTGCAGGTCCAG GCTCTCGTGTTCATTTCGCCCATTTTGATACAAACCGCCTGGACCACATGCCCATTAACTGGCTCCTGCAGCTCGCCGGAGTTCAACAGACTCTGGACTTCAGTGATAAGCCAAGTATTATCCATGTGTAG